In one window of Carassius auratus strain Wakin chromosome 28, ASM336829v1, whole genome shotgun sequence DNA:
- the LOC113047443 gene encoding gastrula zinc finger protein XlCGF57.1-like, translated as MRSAAVKMMFVKEEREENMSEPETWRIKHEEPETWRIKHEEPETWRIKHEEQGGLMKMKEERQDLNEMEEKYQDQKDCDVNGEKSCSIKKPEVKGPFSCSQCRNTFTCNRNLKDHMLIHAGIKAFSCTRCGNTFRHKASLENHMLIHAGVKPFTGTQCGKSFTQKGQLDYHLVTPTLEKPFSCSQCGKSFTHKASLRRHMFIHAGRKPFSCSQCGMIFTKKGQLDYHLVTHTLEKPFVCSQCAKTFTCKRNLKDHMLIHAGIKPFSCTRCGNTFRHKASLKNHMLIHTGIKPFSCSQCGNTFRRKSSLENHILIHTGIKPFTCTQCGKSFTMKEQLDYHLVTHTLEKPFTCTQCGKSFTKKGQLDYHLVTHTLEKPFTCSQCGKSFTKKGQLDYHLITHTLEKTFVCSQCGNTFRHKASLRRHMLIHAGIKPFTCTQCGMRFTKKGQLDYHLVSHTLEKPFTCTQCGKSFTCKRNLKDHMLIHAGIKSFSCSQCGNTFRHKSSLKRHMLIHTGIKSAALSLERLTQKGHCKVPLVTNSSLKPCTVFLNGC; from the coding sequence gcctgatgaaaatgaaagaagaaagacaagatCTGAATGAGATGGAGGAGAAATATCAGGATCAGAAAGATTGTGATGTCAATGGAGAAAAATCTTGCAGCATTAAAAAACCAGAAGTCAAAGGGCCTTTTAGTTGCTCTCAGTGCAGAAACACTTTCACATGTAACAGAAATCTTAAggatcacatgttaattcatgctggaatAAAGGCTTTCAGCTGCACTCGATGTGGAAACACATTCAGACATAAAGCAAGCCTTGAGAaccacatgttaattcatgctggagTAAAGCCTTTCACcggcactcagtgtggaaagagttttacacagaaaGGACAACTTGATTATCATTTGGTAACTCCCACTCTagaaaagcctttcagctgctctcagtgtggaaagagttttacacataaagcaagccttaggAGGCACATGTTTATTCATGCTGGAagaaagcctttcagctgctctcagtgtggaatgATTTTTACAAAGAAAGGACAACTTGATTATCATTTGGTAACTCACACTCTAGAAAAGCCTTTCGTCTGCTCTCAGTGCGCAAAGACTTTTACATGTAAGAGAAATCTTAAggatcacatgttaattcatgctggaataaagcctttcagctgcacTCGGTGTGGAAACACTTTCAGACATAAAGCAAGTCTTAAGAaccacatgttaattcatactgggatcaagcctttcagctgctctcagtgtggaaacactttcagACGTAAATCAAGCCTTGAGAACCACATATTAATTCAtactggaataaagcctttcacctgcactcagtgtggaaagagttttacaatgAAAGAACAACTTGATTATCATTTGGTAACTCACACTCTGGAAAAgcctttcacctgcactcagtgtggaaagagttttacaaagAAAGGACAACTTGATTATCATTTGGTAACTCACACTCTAGAAAAGCCTTtcacctgctctcagtgtggaaagagttttacaaagAAAGGACAACTTGATTATCATTTGATAACTCACACTCTAGAAAAGACTTTcgtctgctctcagtgtggaaacactttcagacataaagcaagccttaggAGGCACATGCTAATTCAtgctggaataaagcctttcacctgcactcagtgtggaatgAGATTTACAAAGAAAGGACAACTTGATTATCATTTGGTATCTCACACTCTAGAAAAgcctttcacctgcactcagtgtggaaagagttttacatgtAAGAGAAATCTTAAggatcacatgttaattcatgctggaataaagtctttcagctgctctcagtgtggaaataCTTTCAGACATAAATCAAGTCTTAAgaggcacatgttaattcatactgggataaagtCAGCTGCTCTCAGTTTGGAAAGACTGACACAGAAAGGACACTGCAAGGTTCCTTTGGTTACTAACTCTTCATTAAAGCCTTGCACAGTTTTTCTGAATGGCTGTTGA